From Drosophila yakuba strain Tai18E2 chromosome 2L, Prin_Dyak_Tai18E2_2.1, whole genome shotgun sequence, one genomic window encodes:
- the LOC6527106 gene encoding pickpocket protein 19, with translation MTLVYFPPSKLQQQQQQQQQQQQEQRPSRSSRLAQQLAQSAWQLALRFGKRTTIHGLDRLLSAKASRWERFVWLCTFVSAFLGAVYVCLILSARYNAAHFQTVVDSTRFPVYRIPFPVITICNRNRLNWQRLAEAKSRFLANGSDSAQMELFELIVGSYDDAYFGHFQSFERLRNQPTELLNYVNFSQVVDFMTWRCNELLSDCVWRHHAYNCCEIFSKRRSKNGLCWAFNTLETDEGRRMQLLDPMWPWRTGSAGPMSALSVRVLIQPTKHWPGRRETGAMKGIDVMVTEPFVWHNNPYFVPANTETTLEIEPVIYFYDNDTRGVRSDQRECVFDDEHNSKDFKSLQGYVYMIENCQSECQQEYLVRYCNCTMELLFPPGQYRSCRAQDLLCLAEHNDLLIYSHNPGEKAFVRNNFKGMSCRCFRNCYSLNYINDVRPAFLPPDVYENNSYVDLDVHYRFETIMVYRTSLVFGWVDLMVSFGGIAGLFLGCSLISGMELAYFLCIEVPAFGVDGLRRRWRARRQMDLDKTVPTPTLNFRQTTPSQLMENYIMQLKAERAQQQKANFQNWHRITFAQKHFTGK, from the exons ATGACACTGGTTTACTTTCCTCCGTCGAagctacagcagcagcagcagcagcagcagcagcagcagcaggagcagcggcCATCCAGATCCAGTCGTCTGGCCCAACAGTTGGCCCAGTCCGCCTGGCAGCTGGCCCTGCGCTTTGGCAAACGGACCACCATCCACGGCCTGGACAGGCTGCTCAGTGCCAAGGCCAGTCGGTGGGAGCGATTCGTCTGGCTGTGCACCTTTGTGAGTGCCTTCCTGGGCGCGGTGTACGTGTGCCTCATCCTCTCCGCCCGCTACAATGCCGCCCACTTCCAGACCGTGGTGGATAGCACTCGGTTTCCGGTCTACCGCATACCCTTCCCAGTCATAACGATCTGCAACCGGAATCGTCTCAACTGGCAGCGCCTGGCCGAGGCGAAGTCCAGGTTCCTGGCCAACGGCAGCGACTCCGCACAGATGGAGCTCTTCGAGCTGATTGTGGGCAGCTATGATGACGCGTACTTTGGCCACTTTCAGTCCTTCGAGCGATTGCGCAACCAGCCGACGGAGCTGCTCAACTACGTCAACTTCAGCCAGGTGGTGGACTTCATGACCTGGCGCTGCAACGAGCTGCTCTCGGACTGCGTGTGGCGCCACCACGCCTACAACTGCTGCGAGATCTTCTCGAAGCGGCGCAGCAAGAACGGCCTGTGCTGGGCGTTCAACACGCTGGAAACGGACGAGGGCAGGCGGATGCAGCTGCTCGATCCCATGTGGCCCTGGCGCACTGGATCGGCGGGTCCCATGAGCGCCCTCTCCGTGCGCGTCCTCATCCAGCCCACGAAGCACTGGCCGGGGCGCAGGGAGACGGGTGCCATGAAGGGCATCGATGTCATGGTAACCGAGCCCTTCGTGTGGCACAACAATCCCTACTTTGTGCCCGCGAACACGGAGACGACCCTGGAGATCGAGCCCGTCATCTACTTCTATGACAACGACACTCGGGGAGTTCGCTCCGACCAGCGCGAGTGCGTTTTCGAT GACGAGCACAACAGCAAGGACTTCAAGTCGCTGCAGGGATACGTTTACATGATTGAGAACTGCCAGTCCGAGTGCCAGCAGGAGTACTTGGTGCGCTATTGCAACTGCACCATGGAACTGCTGTTTCCGCCGG GTCAATATCGGTCGTGTCGGGCGCAGGATTTGCTCTGCCTCGCTGAGCACAATG ACCTGCTCATCTACTCCCACAATCCCGGCGAGAAGGCGTTCGTGCGCAACAATTTCAAGGGCATGTCCTGCAGGTGCTTCCGCAACTGCTACTCCCTCAACTACATCAACGATGTCCGGCCCGCCTTCCTGCCGCCGGATGTATACGAGAACAACTCCTACGTGGACCTGGATGTGCACTACCGCTTCGAGACCATTATGGTCTATCGCACCAGCCTCGTCTTCGGCTGGGTGGACTTAATGG TAAGCTTTGGCGGCATAGCCGGTCTGTTTCTTGGCTGCTCCTTAATAAGTGGCATGGAGCTGGCCTACTTCCTGTGCATCGAGGTGCCGGCCTTTGGCGTGGATGGACTGCGTCGGAGGTGGAGGGCTCGACGGCAGATGGATCTGGACAAAACCGTGCCCACACCCACGTTGAACTTCCGACAAACCACGCCCAGTCAGCTGATGGAGAACTACATCATGCAACTGAAGGCTGAAAGGGCGCAACAGCAGAAGGCTAACTTTCAAAACTGGCACCGCATAACGTTTGCTCAAAAGCATTTTACTGGCAAGTGA
- the LOC6527104 gene encoding techylectin-5B, with protein sequence MLLALLEEHESSRSTENIQERSSDLNTTGLLGRHRSQCPTYPSAHGIYTIQVLRLEPFQVSCDAEIAGSGWTVITRRTSNQLNFFRSWEEYKTGFGQLDGDFFIGLDKLHAITKSQPHELYIHLEDFEGQTRYAHYDEFFVESENKFYAMTKLGEFTGDAGDSMMHNRNQNFSTFDRDNDAWHKNCAEEYFGPWWHVNCTYSNLFGVYVNGDDAQYFQWKGIVWHSWRTERYSYKVMQMMIRPKCHCSG encoded by the exons ATGTTGCTGGCCTTGCTCGAAGAACACGAATCTAGTCGCAGTACAGAAAACATCCAAGAGCGTAGTTCAGATTTAAATACCACCGGATTGCTGGGAAGACATCGCTCCCAGTGCCCCACTTATCCATCTGCTCATGGAATTTACACCATCCAGGTGTTGCGACTGGAACCCTTTCAGGTGTCCTGCGATGCCGAGATTGCCGGTTCCGGATGGACTGTGATAACCCGGCGCACCAGCAACCAGTTGAACTTCTTCCGCAGCTGGGAGGAGTACAAAACTGGCTTCGGGCAGCTCGATGGTGATTTTTTCATTGGATTGGACAAACTGCACGCCATTACTAAGTCACAGCCCCACGAGTTATACATTCACCTGGAGGACTTTGAGGGACAGACACGATATGCGCATTACGATGAATTCTTTGTCGAAAGCGAAAACAAGTTCTATGCAATGACCAAACTGGGCGAGTTCACCGGCGACGCAGGGGATTCCATGATGCACAACCGCAACCAGAACTTTTCCACCTTCGATAGGGACAATGATGCGTGGCACAAAAACTGCGCCGAGGAGTATTTTGGTCCTTGGTGGCATGTGAACTGCACATACAG TAATCTTTTCGGCGTCTATGTGAATGGAGATGATGCCCAGTACTTTCAGTGGAAGGGGATCGTCTGGCACTCTTGGCGCACTGAGCGCTATTCCTACAAAGTGATGCAAATGATGATTCGACCCAAGTGCCATTGTTCAGGATAG
- the LOC6527109 gene encoding NADPH--cytochrome P450 reductase isoform X2, with protein sequence MQSTVATSAHLLVRFRHQKLSNLLGILNTLRNRTASVKRKIEWKVFGLGNKTYEHYNKVAIYVDKRLEELGANRVFELGLGDDDANIEDDFITWKDRFWPAVCDHFGIEGGGEEVLIRQYRLLEQPEVQPDRIYTGEIARLHSIQNQRPPFDAKNPFLAPIKVNRELHKGGGRSCMHIELSIDGSKMRYDAGDHVAMFPVNDKSLVEKLGELCKADLDTVFSLINTDTDSSKKHPFPCPTTYRTALTHYLEITAIPRTHILKELAEYCTDEKEKELLRSMASISPEGKEKYQSWIQDACRNIVHILEDIKSCRPPIDHVCELLPRLQPRYYSISSSAKLHPTDVHVTAVLVEYKTPTGRINKGVATTYLKNKQPQGSEEVKVPVFIRKSQFRLPSKPETPIIMVGPGTGLAPFRGFIQERQFLRDEGKTVGESILYFGCRKRSEDYIYESELEEWVKKGTLNLKAAFSRDQGKKVYVQHLLEQDADLIWNVIGENKGHFYICGDAKNMAVDVRNILVKILSTKGNMSEADAVQYIKKMEAQKRYSADVWS encoded by the exons ATGCAGAGTACGGTCGCCACATCTGCGCACCTGCTCGTCAGGTTTCGCCACCAAAAGCTGTCCAATTTGCTCGGCATTTTGAATACTTTACGTAATAGAACAGCTAGCGTGAAACGAAAGATAGAATGGAAG GTCTTCGGCTTGGGAAACAAGACCTACGAGCACTACAACAAGGTGGCCATCTATGTGGACAAGCGGCTGGAGGAGCTGGGCGCCAACCGGGTCTTTGAACTGGGCCTGGGCGACGATGATGCCAA CATCGAGGATGACTTCATCACGTGGAAGGACCGCTTCTGGCCCGCCGTGTGCGACCACTTCGGCATCGAGGGCGGCGGCGAGGAAGTGCTCATCCGTCAGTACCGTCTGCTGGAACAGCCAGAGGTGCAGCCCGACCGCATATACACGGGAGAGATCGCCCGTCTGCACTCGATTCAGAATCAGCGACCGCCCTTCGACGCCAAGAACCCCTTCCTGGCCCCCATCAAGGTCAACCGCGAGCTGCATAAGGGCGGCGGTCGTTCCTGCATGCACATAGAGCTGAGCATCGATGGCTCCAAGATGCGCTACGATGCCGGAGACCATGTGGCCATGTTCCCTGTTAACGACAAGAGTCTGGTGGAGAAACTTGGCGAGCTGTGCAAAGCCGATCTGGATACTGTGTTCTCGCTGATCAACACCGATACGGACAGCAGCAAGAAGCACCCATTCCCTTGCCCCACCACGTACCGCACCGCTCTGACCCACTACTTGGAAATTACGGCTATACCCCGCACGCACATCCTCAAGGAGCTCGCCGAGTATTGTACTGACGAGAAGGAAAAGGAGTTGCTGCGCAGCATGGCATCCATCAGTCCCGAAG GAAAGGAGAAATACCAGAGCTGGATTCAAGACGCATGTCGCAACATTGTCCACATTCTGGAAGACATCAAATCCTGTCGCCCACCCATTGATCATGTTTGCGAACTGCTGCCCCGCTTGCAGCCCCGTTACTACTCCATCTCGTCGTCTGCTAAGCTGCACCCTACTGATGTCCACGTGACAGCCGTTCTCGTGGAGTACAAGACTCCGACAGGGCGCATCAACAAGGGCGTGGCCACCACATATCTGAAGAATAAGCAACCCCAAGGCAGTGAGGAGGTAAAGGTGCCCGTCTTCATCCGCAAGTCGCAGTTCCGTTTGCCTTCGAAGCCGGAGACACCTATCATTATGGTGGGTCCTGGCACGGGCTTGGCCCCCTTCCGCGGTTTCATCCAGGAGCGACAGTTCCTGCGCGATGAGGGCAAGACCGTGGGCGAGTCGATTCTCTACTTCGGCTGCCGTAAGCGCAGTGAGGATTACATCTACGAATCCGAGTTGGAGGAGTGGGTTAAGAAGGGTACTCTCAACCTGAAGGCTGCCTTTTCCCGCGACCAGGGCAAGAAGGTCTATGTACAGCACCTGCTTGAACAGGACGCAGATCTTATATGGAACGTGATTGGCGAGAATAAGGGACACTTCTACATCTGCGG TGATGCGAAGAACATGGCCGTGGACGTTAGGAACATTTTAGTGAAAATTTTGTCCACAAAGGGTAACATGAGCGAGGCTGACGCCGTGCAGTATATCAAGAAGATGGAGGCTCAGAAGCGCTACTCGGCCGATGTGTGGAGCTAA
- the LOC6527105 gene encoding pickpocket protein 19, protein MFVRSTGKESRAEHPTPWAPVNVKSDKQNAWTMLLDSYICRSHIHGLYLLFLPSMRRRMRVLWSLALICACTVLFHVSYLLGERYHSKQFQTIVANAHAPINHIAFPVVIICNKNRLNWSRLPEIKSLYNITPPQEELFDRILTAYDGLSFHNFNVFDSLVGESLDELNHLNFTQIVIEMSWRCDEILQDCHWQKAPRDCCKLFRPRRLPLGYCLAFNELERRRGMETGINSGLLLRLLQRQTHHAPGNPGLKGFWVGISSFFVKKGAGLEFGLFCQLTVVESSVWFGFPIEVVPHIRTNVAVTAVYHYYDESTLSTPSSWRHCVMDYEEESEHFFTLEGQKYMLENCQAECQQRYLLRYCNCSVDLFYPPSDYPACRLKDLPCLASHNHLLQNFEQPGEHPYVHREESGLVCECLYNCKSLSLLTDMRKSVLQPWLRSNSSAIESMWLNVFFKKPSMLVYKTNLIYTWVDLIVSFGGICQLCLGCSIISLIEFIFFALYKVPQFYWKRLLNE, encoded by the exons ATGTTCGTTCGCTCAACTGGAAAGGAATCGCGAGCTGAGCACCCAACTCCTTGGGCGCCAGTCAATGTGAAATCAGACAAGCAAAATGCTTGGACTATGCTGCTCGATAGCTACATATGCAGATCGCACATCCATGGACTGTATCTGCTCTTCTTACCCTCGATGCGACGTCGTATGCG AGTTCTGTGGTCACTGGCCCTGATCTGCGCCTGCACCGTTCTGTTCCACGTGAGCTATTTGCTGGGCGAGCGTTACCACAGCAAGCAGTTCCAGACCATCGTGGCCAACGCACATGCTCCGATCAACCACATCGCCTTTCCCGTGGTCATCATCTGCAACAAGAACCGTCTGAACTGGTCTCGGCTGCCGGAGATCAAGTCGCTATACAATATCACGCCGCCGCAAGAGGAACTCTTTGATCGCATCCTCACCGCCTATGATGGTCTCAGTTTTCACAACTTCAACGTGTTCGATTCGCTCGTAGGCGAGTCCTTGGATGAACTCAATCACCTGAACTTTACGCAAATCGTGATTGAGATGTCCTGGAGATGTGACGAAATCCTTCAAGATTGCCACTGGCAGAAAGCACCCAGAGACTGCTGTAAACTCTTTCGACCCCGTCGCCTGCCCCTCGGCTATTGTCTGGCCTTCAACGAGCTGGAGAGGCGACGTGGCATGGAGACGGGAATCAACTCAGGGCTCCTGCTGAGGCTACTTCAACGGCAGACGCATCATGCGCCTGGGAATCCAGGCCTAAAGGGCTTCTGGGTAGGTATCAGTTCCTTTTTCGTTAAGAAAGGAGCTGGTTTAgaatttggtttattttgccAGCTAACAGTGGTGGAATCTTCGGTGTGGTTCGGTTTTCCCATCGAGGTGGTGCCCCACATCCGCACCAACGTAGCCGTTACAGCGGTATACCACTACTATGACGAGAGCACCCTGAGCACGCCCTCCAGCTGGCGGCACTGCGTCATGGACTACGAGGAGGAGAGCGAGCACTTCTTCACCCTGGAGGGCCAGAAGTATATGCTGGAGAACTGCCAGGCGGAGTGCCAGCAGCGCTACCTGCTGCGGTACTGCAACTGCTCCGTGGATCTGTTCTATCCGCCATCCGATTATCCCGCCTGCCGGCTGAAGGATCTGCCCTGCCTGGCGTCCCACAACCATTTGCTGCAGAACTTCGAGCAGCCCGGAGAGCATCCCTATGTGCACCGGGAGGAGTCCGGCCTGGTCTGCGAGTGCCTGTACAACTGCAAGTCCCTCTCCCTGCTGACCGACATGCGGAAGAGTGTCCTGCAACCCTGGCTGCGATCCAATTCCAGCGCCATCGAGAGCATGTGGCTCAACGTCTTCTTCAAGAAGCCCTCCATGCTGGTCTACAAGACCAACTTGATTTACACCTGGGTGGACTTGATTG TGTCATTCGGAGGCATTTGCCAGCTTTGTTTGGGCTGCTCGATTATCAGCCTCATCGAGTTCATATTCTTTGCGCTGTACAAAGTGCCACAATTTTATTGGAAGCGTTTATTGAATGAATAA
- the LOC6527108 gene encoding uncharacterized protein LOC6527108: MCSIVFDADVVAPPSHLDVAFFEEVLETALRTARVQLLSIHIRMGSSTGENYCSQIYRVKVSFQRPDHPEQHMAFIVKSIPHLDSVEFIDDLQVYLKEKITYYEVLPRLELLMQCKRSFGPKLYHCLKHPENSLVFEDLAEKGFVMASRELGLNEEHCQLVMERLAEFHATSMALAVLDPHLFDAYGDGMLSPRGLAKDDGLLMQFFSGNGKELHHLVSTWPGFEGIAEKIGKYMRNQRANLERSQAPQEKEVRVLNHGDLWVNNMLFKYDAAQRPQDLILIDFQLSVWGSPGIDLNYFFYTSLTLDVLRHRRTQLLRTYHARLAKTLLDLDMGVPVPSYEQILEEVHRRESYGFFASYGIFPTVSQDKAQTADNNLESFKDADFAKQKVRQMFQSRRLADTLRYTLPHFERAGVLD; encoded by the exons ATGTGTAGCATTGTGTTCGACGCGGACGTGGTTGCTCCACCCAGCCACCTGGACGTGGCCTTCTTCGAGGAGGTGCTGGAGACAGCCCTGCGGACAGCCAGGGTGCAGCTGCTCTCCATTCACATCCGGATGGGCAGCAGCACGGGCGAGAACTACTGCAGTCAGATCTACCGAGTGAAGGTATCGTTCCAGCGTCCCGATCATCCGGAGCAGCACATGGCGTTCATTGTGAAGAGCATTCCCCACCTGGACTCGGTGGAGTTCATTGATGACCTGCAGGTGTACCTCAAGGAGAAGATCACCTACTACGAAGTGCTTCCCCGGCTGGAGCTCTTGATGCAGTGCAAACGAAGCTTCGGGCCCAA ACTTTACCACTGCCTAAAACACCCGGAGAACTCGCTTGTGTTCGAAGATCTGGCCGAGAAGGGCTTCGTGATGGCTTCACGCGAGCTGGGCCTGAACGAGGAGCACTGTCAGCTGGTCATGGAGCGCTTGGCGGAGTTTCATGCCACTTCGATGGCCTTGGCGGTGCTG GATCCCCACTTGTTCGATGCATATGGCGACGGAATGCTTTCGCCGAGGGGCTTAGCCAAGGACGATGGACTGCTAATGCAGTTCTTCTCGGGCAATGGCAAGGAGTTGCACCACCTGGTGAGCACGTGGCCTGGCTTCGAGGGGATCGCCGAGAAGATCGGCAAGTACATGCGAAACCAGCGGGCCAACTTAGAACGGAGCCAGGCGCCGCAGGAGAAGGAGGTCAGGGTGCTCAACCACGGTGACCTGTGGGTCAACAATATGTTGTTCAAGTATGATGCCGCACAGCGCCCGCAGGACCTCATCCTCATCGACTTCCAGTTGAGCGTGTGGGGCAGTCCGGGCATCGACCTCAACTATTTCTTCTACACCAGTCTGACGTTGGACGTGCTGCGACATCGGCGAACCCAGCTGCTGCGCACCTACCACGCCCGACTGGCCAAAACGCTGCTCGACCTGGACATGGGCGTCCCGGTGCCCAGCTACGAGCAAATCCTAGAGGAGGTCCATCGTCGCGAGTCGTACGGATTCTTTGCCAGCTACGGCATTTTCCCCACAGTCAGCCAGGACAAGGCCCAGACGGCCGACAACAACCTGGAGAGCTTCAAGGACGCCGATTTCGCCAAGCAGAAGGTGCGTCAGATGTTCCAGTCTCGCCGACTGGCGGATACACTGCGCTACACGCTACCGCACTTCGAACGCGCTGGAGTCTTAGATTGA
- the LOC6527107 gene encoding uncharacterized protein LOC6527107 produces the protein MVVIKNEQNISVPEYLNEQFFTETLEEGLRESKVTLKEINFAWGSNPGDNYCSAIYRVAVTFARWVDGGESPATEQLSLIVKTIPITEATQFLEDVCVFIKEKQTYTDVLPRLDILSRGDTFGAKYYHSVKTPVQTIVFSDLKVEGFSVASREAGLDWNHASLILQQLGKFHATSMVLAKKDPAIVKQYTRGMLSEDILMKSDTFEHMFGGFLKGLIKSSSSWPGFEKISKHLQRLMDNFRNVCADASRPRKGDRYVVLNHGDMWTNNFMYGYDDAAQPEVPTRAIFVDFQLSFYGSPACDLNFFLNTSIKLQLLQERREELIKVYYAAFKDTLEYARFEDIPTYEDLQYELRSRETYGLFGMFAFLPMITMPKELAQDNSIENMQDEAFKQRKMDAIFSQKFLNDHQKWALQRADSLGVFEDY, from the exons ATGGTGGTCATCAAGAACGAGCAGAATATCTCGGTGCCCGAGTATCTCAACGAGCAGTTCTTCACAGAGACCCTGGAGGAGGGTCTGCGGGAGTCGAAGGTGACCCTAAAGGAGATCAACTTTGCGTGGGGCAGCAATCCGGGCGACAACTACTGCTCGGCCATCTATCGCGTCGCAGTCACGTTCGCCAGGTGGGTCGATGGTGGAGAATCGCCGGCCACGGAACAGCTTTCGCTGATTGTGAAGACCATCCCGATCACCGAAGCCACCCAGTTTCTGGAGGATGTCTGTGTGTTCATCAAGGAGAAGCAGACCTACACCGATGTCTTGCCCCGTTTGGATATCCTCAGCCGTGGCGACACATTCGGCGCCAA GTACTATCACTCCGTGAAGACTCCGGTGCAAACGATCGTGTTCAGCGACCTCAAGGTGGAGGGATTCAGTGTCGCCTCGCGAGAAGCAGGTCTCGACTGGAACCACGCCTCCCTCATCCTTCAGCAGCTGGGAAAGTTCCATGCCACCTCCATGGTGCTGGCCAAGAAG GATCCCGCCATTGTGAAGCAGTACACACGTGGCATGCTCAGCGAGGACATCCTGATGAAGAGCGACACCTTTGAGCACATGTTCGGCGGCTTCCTCAAGGGGCTCATCAAGAGCTCTTCAAGCTGGCCCGGCTTTGAGAAGATTAGCAAGCACCTGCAGCGGCTCATGGACAACTTTAGGAACGTGTGCGCGGATGCGTCCAGGCCAAGGAAGGGGGATCGCTACGTGGTGCTCAACCACGGCGACATGTGGACCAACAACTTCATGTACGGATACGATGACGCTGCACAGCCGGAAGTTCCCACGCGCGCCATCTTCGTGGACTTCCAGCTGAGCTTCTACGGCAGTCCGGCCTGCGACCTGAACTTCTTCCTGAACACCAGCAtcaagctgcagctgctgcaggagCGCCGCGAGGAGCTCATCAAGGTGTACTACGCGGCCTTCAAGGACACTCTGGAGTACGCCCGCTTCGAGGATATTCCCACCTACGAGGACCTGCAGTACGAGCTGCGCAGCCGCGAAACCTACGGACTCTTCGGCATGTTCGCCTTCCTGCCCATGATCACCATGCCCAAGGAGCTGGCCCAGGACAACAGCATTGAGAACATGCAGGACGAGGCCTTCAAGCAGCGCAAGATGGATGCCATCTTCTCTCAAAAGTTCCTCAACGATCACCAAAAGTGGGCTCTGCAGCGAGCTGACTCACTCGGCGTCTTCGAGGACTACTGA
- the LOC6527109 gene encoding NADPH--cytochrome P450 reductase isoform X1 has translation MASEQTIDGAAAIPSGTGDEPFLGLLDVALLAVLIGGAAFYFLRSRKKEEEPTRSYSIQPTTVCTTSASDNSFIKKLKASGRSLVVFYGSQTGTGEEFAGRLAKEGIRYRLKGMVADPEECDMEELLQLKDIDNSLAVFCLATYGEGDPTDNAMEFYEWITSGDVDLTGLNYAVFGLGNKTYEHYNKVAIYVDKRLEELGANRVFELGLGDDDANIEDDFITWKDRFWPAVCDHFGIEGGGEEVLIRQYRLLEQPEVQPDRIYTGEIARLHSIQNQRPPFDAKNPFLAPIKVNRELHKGGGRSCMHIELSIDGSKMRYDAGDHVAMFPVNDKSLVEKLGELCKADLDTVFSLINTDTDSSKKHPFPCPTTYRTALTHYLEITAIPRTHILKELAEYCTDEKEKELLRSMASISPEGKEKYQSWIQDACRNIVHILEDIKSCRPPIDHVCELLPRLQPRYYSISSSAKLHPTDVHVTAVLVEYKTPTGRINKGVATTYLKNKQPQGSEEVKVPVFIRKSQFRLPSKPETPIIMVGPGTGLAPFRGFIQERQFLRDEGKTVGESILYFGCRKRSEDYIYESELEEWVKKGTLNLKAAFSRDQGKKVYVQHLLEQDADLIWNVIGENKGHFYICGDAKNMAVDVRNILVKILSTKGNMSEADAVQYIKKMEAQKRYSADVWS, from the exons ATGGCCAGCGAGCAAACGATTGATGGAGCAGCCGCAATCCCCAGCGGCACCGGCGACGAACCCTTCTTGGGCCTGCTGGACGTGGCCCTACTGGCGGTGCTCATCGGCGGAGCAGCCTTCTACTTCCTGCGCAGCCgcaagaaggaggaggagccaaCCAGGAGCTATTCCATACA ACCCACCACAGTGTGCACCACCAGTGCGTCGGACAATTCGTTCATCAAGAAGCTGAAGGCATCCGGACGCAGTCTGGTCGTTTTCTATGGTTCGCAAACCGGAACCGGCGAGGAGTTCGCTGGCCGTCTGGCCAAGGAGGGCATTCGTTACCGGCTGAAGGGCATGGTTGCCGATCCCGAGGAGTGCGAcatggaggagctgctgcagttgaAGGACATCGACAACTCCTTGGCGGTCTTCTGCCTGGCCACCTACGGCGAAGGCGATCCCACTGACAACGCCATGGAGTTCTACGAATGGATCACCAGCGGCGATGTCGATCTTACCGGGCTAAATTATGCG GTCTTCGGCTTGGGAAACAAGACCTACGAGCACTACAACAAGGTGGCCATCTATGTGGACAAGCGGCTGGAGGAGCTGGGCGCCAACCGGGTCTTTGAACTGGGCCTGGGCGACGATGATGCCAA CATCGAGGATGACTTCATCACGTGGAAGGACCGCTTCTGGCCCGCCGTGTGCGACCACTTCGGCATCGAGGGCGGCGGCGAGGAAGTGCTCATCCGTCAGTACCGTCTGCTGGAACAGCCAGAGGTGCAGCCCGACCGCATATACACGGGAGAGATCGCCCGTCTGCACTCGATTCAGAATCAGCGACCGCCCTTCGACGCCAAGAACCCCTTCCTGGCCCCCATCAAGGTCAACCGCGAGCTGCATAAGGGCGGCGGTCGTTCCTGCATGCACATAGAGCTGAGCATCGATGGCTCCAAGATGCGCTACGATGCCGGAGACCATGTGGCCATGTTCCCTGTTAACGACAAGAGTCTGGTGGAGAAACTTGGCGAGCTGTGCAAAGCCGATCTGGATACTGTGTTCTCGCTGATCAACACCGATACGGACAGCAGCAAGAAGCACCCATTCCCTTGCCCCACCACGTACCGCACCGCTCTGACCCACTACTTGGAAATTACGGCTATACCCCGCACGCACATCCTCAAGGAGCTCGCCGAGTATTGTACTGACGAGAAGGAAAAGGAGTTGCTGCGCAGCATGGCATCCATCAGTCCCGAAG GAAAGGAGAAATACCAGAGCTGGATTCAAGACGCATGTCGCAACATTGTCCACATTCTGGAAGACATCAAATCCTGTCGCCCACCCATTGATCATGTTTGCGAACTGCTGCCCCGCTTGCAGCCCCGTTACTACTCCATCTCGTCGTCTGCTAAGCTGCACCCTACTGATGTCCACGTGACAGCCGTTCTCGTGGAGTACAAGACTCCGACAGGGCGCATCAACAAGGGCGTGGCCACCACATATCTGAAGAATAAGCAACCCCAAGGCAGTGAGGAGGTAAAGGTGCCCGTCTTCATCCGCAAGTCGCAGTTCCGTTTGCCTTCGAAGCCGGAGACACCTATCATTATGGTGGGTCCTGGCACGGGCTTGGCCCCCTTCCGCGGTTTCATCCAGGAGCGACAGTTCCTGCGCGATGAGGGCAAGACCGTGGGCGAGTCGATTCTCTACTTCGGCTGCCGTAAGCGCAGTGAGGATTACATCTACGAATCCGAGTTGGAGGAGTGGGTTAAGAAGGGTACTCTCAACCTGAAGGCTGCCTTTTCCCGCGACCAGGGCAAGAAGGTCTATGTACAGCACCTGCTTGAACAGGACGCAGATCTTATATGGAACGTGATTGGCGAGAATAAGGGACACTTCTACATCTGCGG TGATGCGAAGAACATGGCCGTGGACGTTAGGAACATTTTAGTGAAAATTTTGTCCACAAAGGGTAACATGAGCGAGGCTGACGCCGTGCAGTATATCAAGAAGATGGAGGCTCAGAAGCGCTACTCGGCCGATGTGTGGAGCTAA